One Bacteroidota bacterium genomic region harbors:
- a CDS encoding DUF748 domain-containing protein → MSIIKKSFLIVIISIMTVVILILAFCSPITKFLIQKYDENYLGRKITLDWAYTNPFTGYVRLNNVKVYEKNSDSVFFSARYLSLNFSLTKLFSQTYEISEMNVDHPIGYIIQDKKELNFSDIIRRFAPDTTILIKKKPVHFNLLNFQVTQGEFHYLENVTPVNYFIKEVNYKSSGIRWDTDTTAAEFSFLAGIGTGEIHGNYTINIKTNDYRLAFDAHQFDLTIIEQYMKALSNYGTFSASLEASINATGNLDDEENLNAKGFIEVNKFHFGKSKTEDYASFENLKLSIIQLSPKGHKYLFDSISISHPYFKYERYDILDNLETMFGKQGGNITTVQADPERFNLILEIARYVKILARNFLQSDYSINNLAVTNARLKFNDYSISEKFSATLSPLTILADSINNQRDRVYFKLNTGIIPYGDINVSLSISPKDSADFDMNYHFTKMAASMFNPYTISYTSFPLDRGTIELNGIWHVNNGNIHSENHLLIIDPRLTKRLRNKDNEWLPVPLIMAFVRERGNVIDYEIPISGNLKNPKFHLHDVILDLLENIFVKPSTTPYRLQVKNTEKQIEKSLTLKWEMRQHEVTHKQEIFIERMAEFLDKNQEASIQVTPMTYSDKEKEYILFYEAKKKYYLAMNDLKKGNFSESDSEKVNKMSVKDSLFVDYLNKQINDSMVFTIQEKCTRLVNPSLLKSSLNTLLSERESTFMNYFKEKNVDKRVRLLSAKNEIPYNGFSYYKIEYKGTIPDYLMKAYQQMVEFNENEPRSKFQKERKESKTKL, encoded by the coding sequence ATGTCCATTATAAAAAAATCCTTTTTGATCGTGATAATCTCGATCATGACTGTGGTTATTTTAATTCTTGCATTTTGCTCGCCAATTACAAAATTCCTAATTCAGAAATATGACGAAAACTACCTGGGAAGGAAAATTACGTTAGATTGGGCTTACACCAATCCATTCACAGGTTATGTCCGCTTGAACAATGTCAAAGTATATGAAAAAAACAGTGACAGTGTATTTTTCTCGGCCAGATATTTAAGTTTAAATTTTTCATTGACCAAACTGTTTTCACAAACCTATGAAATCAGTGAAATGAACGTTGATCATCCGATAGGATATATCATCCAGGATAAAAAAGAATTGAATTTCAGTGATATTATCAGGCGTTTTGCCCCCGATACTACAATTCTAATCAAAAAAAAACCGGTCCATTTTAATCTTCTGAATTTTCAGGTTACACAAGGCGAGTTTCATTATCTCGAAAATGTTACTCCGGTTAACTACTTCATAAAAGAAGTGAATTATAAAAGCTCCGGAATCAGGTGGGATACCGATACAACAGCAGCTGAGTTTTCATTTTTAGCAGGAATTGGGACCGGTGAAATACACGGAAACTATACTATCAACATAAAAACAAACGACTACCGGCTGGCTTTTGATGCGCATCAATTTGATCTGACCATCATTGAACAATATATGAAAGCGCTTTCAAATTACGGAACTTTTTCCGCTTCCCTTGAAGCTTCAATAAATGCAACCGGAAACCTGGATGATGAAGAAAATCTGAATGCGAAAGGTTTCATTGAAGTGAATAAATTTCATTTCGGTAAGTCAAAGACCGAGGATTATGCGTCTTTCGAAAACTTAAAACTTTCCATTATTCAATTAAGTCCAAAAGGTCATAAATACTTGTTTGACTCTATTTCCATCTCCCATCCTTATTTCAAATATGAACGTTACGATATTCTGGATAACCTGGAAACGATGTTTGGTAAACAAGGCGGCAACATTACCACTGTTCAGGCGGATCCGGAACGATTCAATCTTATCCTTGAAATCGCCCGATATGTAAAAATTCTTGCCCGTAATTTTTTGCAAAGTGATTATTCCATCAACAATCTCGCGGTTACAAATGCCAGGCTGAAATTCAATGACTATTCAATCTCCGAAAAATTTTCGGCCACTCTTTCGCCTCTGACTATCCTGGCTGACTCTATCAACAACCAGCGCGATCGGGTGTATTTTAAGCTGAATACAGGTATTATTCCATATGGTGATATTAACGTTTCCCTGAGCATCAGTCCAAAAGACAGCGCGGATTTTGACATGAACTACCACTTCACAAAAATGGCTGCATCCATGTTTAATCCCTATACAATTTCCTATACATCTTTCCCTCTCGACCGGGGAACAATAGAATTGAATGGAATCTGGCATGTAAACAATGGAAATATACATAGCGAAAATCACCTCCTGATCATTGATCCAAGACTCACCAAACGACTTAGGAATAAAGACAATGAATGGCTACCTGTTCCTTTGATAATGGCGTTTGTACGCGAACGGGGGAATGTTATAGATTATGAAATACCTATTTCCGGGAATTTGAAAAATCCGAAATTTCATCTTCACGATGTCATTCTCGACCTGCTTGAAAACATATTTGTAAAGCCTTCAACTACACCCTATAGATTACAGGTAAAAAACACTGAAAAACAAATTGAAAAATCACTCACATTGAAATGGGAAATGCGTCAACATGAGGTAACCCACAAGCAGGAAATCTTTATTGAACGCATGGCAGAATTTCTGGATAAAAATCAGGAAGCGAGTATACAGGTTACTCCCATGACGTATTCTGATAAGGAAAAGGAGTACATCTTGTTTTATGAAGCAAAGAAGAAGTATTACTTAGCAATGAATGACCTTAAAAAGGGGAATTTCTCGGAATCGGATTCCGAAAAAGTAAATAAAATGTCAGTAAAGGATTCTCTCTTCGTTGACTATCTAAACAAACAAATCAACGACTCTATGGTATTTACCATCCAGGAAAAATGCACAAGATTGGTGAATCCTTCACTATTAAAAAGCAGTCTTAATACATTGCTAAGCGAAAGAGAATCAACATTTATGAATTACTTTAAGGAGAAAAATGTGGATAAGCGTGTTCGTTTATTATCTGCAAAAAACGAAATCCCCTACAATGGTTTTTCGTATTACAAAATTGAATATAAAGGAACAATTCCCGATTACCTGATGAAAGCCTATCAGCAAATGGTTGAATTCAATGAGAATGAACCGAGAAGTAAATTTCAAAAAGAAAGAAAAGAATCCAAAACAAAATTATAA
- a CDS encoding helix-turn-helix transcriptional regulator: MISREKKSVSKLLSREPKNGLSSMRVRKARRKRIVNRIKIAIVKKLNYRNANTDTCFSKYLSEELKYNYTYLANVFSESESITIEHFILMHKIEIVKKLITKDKLTLTEIASKLNYSSVAHLSNQFKKISGVTSSKFRKAVLPERAFDYGK; encoded by the coding sequence ATGATTTCAAGGGAGAAAAAATCAGTCAGTAAATTGTTGTCGCGTGAGCCAAAAAATGGACTCTCTTCCATGAGAGTAAGGAAGGCCAGGAGGAAACGGATTGTTAACAGGATAAAAATTGCAATTGTCAAAAAACTCAACTATCGAAATGCAAACACGGATACTTGCTTTTCGAAATATCTGAGCGAGGAGCTCAAATACAATTACACCTATCTGGCGAACGTTTTTTCTGAAAGCGAATCCATTACCATTGAACATTTTATTCTCATGCACAAGATAGAAATAGTGAAAAAGTTAATTACTAAGGACAAATTAACGTTAACTGAAATAGCTTCGAAACTAAACTATAGCAGTGTTGCCCATCTTTCCAATCAATTTAAAAAAATTAGTGGAGTAACTTCTTCAAAATTCAGAAAAGCAGTGTTGCCCGAAAGAGCATTTGATTATGGTAAGTAG
- a CDS encoding YihY/virulence factor BrkB family protein: protein MKLKLKTRLKNVKTLFSDTMLAFIDDNALKLSAALSYYTIFSLPPLLIVIISISGVFFGADAVKGELYGQINGLVGNTAAFQIQEMIKNITLSTSSTFATIIGIIILLVGASGVFAEIQDSLNFIWGIQAKPKRGLFKFIKNRLVSFSMIGTVGFLLMVGLIVNSLMDVLNHQLSAFFPRDSIYFFYIMNLIVVFLIIALLFTVIFKTLPDGKIALKDCLIGASFTSLLFMIGKFAIGAYLSTSEIATVYGAAGSVILILIWVYYSAIILYFGAEFTKVYAINHGEKIIPKEYAVIVAKQKIEIPSQSE from the coding sequence ATGAAATTGAAATTGAAAACCCGCTTAAAAAATGTCAAAACATTATTCAGTGATACGATGCTTGCTTTCATTGACGACAACGCGCTTAAATTAAGCGCGGCCCTTTCTTATTATACGATATTCTCTTTACCTCCCTTATTGATAGTAATCATCAGTATCAGTGGTGTTTTTTTTGGTGCCGATGCTGTTAAGGGGGAATTGTATGGACAGATCAATGGACTGGTTGGAAATACTGCAGCATTTCAAATTCAGGAAATGATTAAAAATATCACTCTTTCTACCAGCAGCACATTTGCAACCATTATCGGCATCATCATCCTGCTGGTTGGAGCATCCGGAGTCTTTGCCGAAATACAGGATTCACTTAATTTTATCTGGGGAATACAAGCAAAACCAAAACGCGGCTTATTTAAATTTATTAAAAATCGGCTGGTTTCATTTTCGATGATCGGAACTGTTGGATTCCTTCTAATGGTCGGATTGATTGTGAATTCACTAATGGATGTTTTGAATCACCAGCTTTCCGCTTTTTTCCCCAGAGATTCTATCTATTTCTTTTATATCATGAACCTCATAGTTGTATTTCTCATCATCGCATTGCTTTTCACTGTCATTTTCAAAACACTTCCCGACGGCAAAATCGCCTTGAAGGATTGTCTGATTGGAGCATCTTTTACTTCATTACTGTTTATGATAGGCAAATTCGCCATTGGTGCCTATTTAAGTACTTCTGAGATAGCGACAGTCTACGGAGCTGCAGGATCGGTAATATTAATCCTGATTTGGGTCTATTACTCGGCCATCATCCTCTACTTTGGCGCGGAATTCACAAAAGTCTATGCAATAAACCATGGTGAAAAAATAATTCCAAAAGAATATGCCGTAATCGTTGCCAAACAAAAAATAGAAATTCCTTCTCAGTCTGAATAA
- a CDS encoding alpha/beta fold hydrolase, with protein MKDQIMNTSTVNKGTNLNIQLQDIILNYDDLGEGKLPIIFIHGFPFDKSMWQPQMDYFSKINRVISFDIRGFGKSSAGNTKASMSLFADDLIRMMDSLKIEKAIVCGLSMGGYILLNAIARFPERFEAIVLCDTQCLADSPEVKEKREKTIQHILEKGYMDFAENFVNSIFCRKSLNNNIGWIEKMKHTILSTPPLTITGTLSALAQRWEMCSGLGLIKVPTLILCGSEDSVAPPEQSKFLHDHIENSTWHTINDAGHMSNLEQSELFNRHLSDFVSEL; from the coding sequence ATGAAAGATCAAATTATGAATACATCAACGGTAAATAAGGGTACAAATTTAAACATTCAATTACAGGATATAATTTTGAATTATGATGATTTGGGTGAAGGAAAACTACCCATCATTTTCATTCATGGATTTCCATTTGATAAATCAATGTGGCAACCGCAGATGGATTATTTCAGCAAAATAAACCGGGTCATATCCTTTGATATCAGGGGTTTTGGAAAATCAAGTGCAGGGAATACGAAAGCAAGTATGAGTCTCTTTGCGGACGATCTGATTCGAATGATGGATAGCCTCAAAATAGAAAAAGCAATTGTATGTGGCTTATCCATGGGTGGATATATTTTATTGAATGCGATTGCCCGCTTTCCTGAGCGCTTCGAAGCAATCGTTCTTTGTGATACCCAATGCTTAGCGGATTCACCTGAGGTTAAAGAAAAACGGGAGAAAACAATTCAACACATCCTTGAGAAAGGATATATGGATTTTGCTGAAAATTTTGTGAATTCAATTTTTTGCAGAAAATCATTGAATAACAACATTGGCTGGATAGAAAAAATGAAACACACGATTCTCTCTACACCACCGCTTACAATTACAGGAACTCTTAGCGCTTTGGCTCAACGCTGGGAAATGTGTTCCGGGCTGGGTCTTATTAAAGTCCCGACACTCATTCTCTGCGGATCTGAAGATTCCGTGGCACCGCCGGAGCAATCCAAATTCCTTCACGATCATATCGAAAATTCAACCTGGCATACGATTAACGATGCAGGACACATGTCAAATCTTGAACAATCTGAGCTATTCAACAGGCATTTGTCAGATTTTGTTTCTGAACTTTAA
- a CDS encoding MCE family protein, which yields MDTHTQKFKIRLGLFIAGGLALFVLAIFIIGKQKNLFNPVFKLTSTFYNVSGLQVGNNIRFSGINVGTVDKITIINDSTVRVDMLVKKEVKQFIKSDCEVAIGSEGLIGDRLLIITQGSADASLAKEGAELSSAEPVETDAIMASLQVTAGNAEIISQQLAEIMVKINNGNGTIGRLIQDSTFAENMNQTLLNLKKSTKGLDENMQAAQHNILLRGYFNKKQKAAEKLKKEQEEKKAKEEKNNKK from the coding sequence ATGGACACACACACTCAAAAATTCAAAATACGACTCGGGCTTTTTATCGCCGGAGGTCTTGCACTTTTTGTTCTCGCCATATTTATTATCGGGAAACAAAAAAACCTGTTTAATCCGGTATTCAAACTAACCAGTACTTTCTACAATGTGAGTGGTTTGCAGGTAGGAAACAATATTCGTTTTTCCGGTATTAATGTAGGTACTGTCGATAAGATCACTATCATCAACGATTCCACAGTTCGGGTAGACATGCTCGTAAAAAAAGAAGTAAAACAATTCATCAAATCCGATTGCGAGGTAGCGATCGGATCGGAAGGCCTTATTGGGGACCGATTGCTGATCATAACACAAGGTAGCGCGGATGCAAGCCTGGCAAAAGAGGGAGCTGAATTATCTTCCGCTGAGCCGGTGGAAACAGACGCGATTATGGCCAGTCTGCAGGTTACAGCCGGAAATGCGGAAATCATTTCCCAACAGCTGGCAGAAATCATGGTTAAAATAAACAATGGCAATGGAACCATTGGCAGGCTTATCCAGGACTCTACTTTCGCTGAAAACATGAACCAGACTTTGCTGAACCTGAAAAAAAGCACCAAAGGTCTGGATGAAAACATGCAGGCAGCTCAACACAATATTCTCCTGAGGGGATATTTCAATAAAAAACAAAAGGCCGCCGAAAAATTAAAAAAAGAACAGGAAGAAAAAAAAGCCAAAGAAGAAAAGAATAACAAGAAATAA
- a CDS encoding ATP-binding cassette domain-containing protein has protein sequence MNIPASSNENQETVIEIKDLKKSFGNQKVLNGINLKVFTGENLVVIGKSGSGKSVLIKCIARLIPSDSGSISVFNEDVLTMENKKLSELRTKIGFLFQSGALYDSMTVKQNLEFPLRRIKRNMTTSEVDEKINEALTNVGLADTLNKMPSQLSGGMRKRISLARTIVVDPLIMLYDEPTTGLDPVTSDEISALILEVQKKYKTTSIIITHDIACAKTTGNRIVMLKDGEMYKEGSLQEFEKSSDPEIHSFFK, from the coding sequence ATGAACATTCCTGCTTCATCAAACGAAAATCAGGAAACCGTTATAGAAATTAAAGACTTGAAAAAATCCTTTGGCAATCAGAAGGTCTTAAACGGAATTAATTTGAAAGTATTTACCGGTGAGAATCTCGTCGTTATCGGTAAATCAGGTTCAGGAAAATCGGTACTCATCAAATGCATAGCAAGACTAATCCCATCTGACTCCGGTTCCATTTCTGTTTTTAATGAAGATGTCCTCACAATGGAAAACAAAAAACTCAGTGAACTGAGAACAAAAATCGGTTTTCTTTTCCAAAGCGGGGCTTTGTATGATTCGATGACCGTTAAACAAAATCTGGAGTTCCCTCTGAGAAGGATCAAAAGAAACATGACAACATCCGAAGTGGATGAAAAAATCAACGAAGCACTCACCAATGTAGGTTTGGCTGATACACTGAATAAGATGCCCTCTCAATTATCAGGAGGAATGCGAAAGAGGATCAGTCTGGCACGTACCATTGTAGTTGATCCTTTGATCATGTTGTACGACGAGCCTACAACCGGACTTGACCCGGTGACTTCAGATGAAATCAGCGCATTGATTCTTGAGGTTCAGAAGAAATACAAAACAACATCAATCATCATCACACATGACATCGCTTGCGCGAAAACAACCGGCAACCGTATCGTCATGTTAAAAGATGGTGAAATGTATAAGGAAGGAAGCCTTCAGGAGTTTGAAAAATCTTCAGATCCGGAAATACACTCCTTTTTCAAATAA
- a CDS encoding ABC transporter permease has product MPIIKPVTKIKGFATEQTLKLSDQALARKSAISLFATSLADGFLFIWEIIKETFTRHFEWKELFRQCFQIGYKSLPLISITGAIMGLVLTIQSRPVLVDFGAVTMLPGMVAVSLIREMGPVITALICAGKIGSGMGAELGSMKVTEQIDAMEVSSTNPMRFLVVTRVIAATIMIPLLILYADAWGMIGSWLGTNLKGDVSFTLFFSQAFSHVEFLDFFPAVIKSFFFGAVIGIVGCYKGYNAGRGTESVGVAANSAVVLGSLLVIVVDVIAVQITDML; this is encoded by the coding sequence ATGCCAATCATTAAACCAGTCACCAAAATAAAAGGATTCGCGACAGAGCAAACCCTGAAGTTAAGTGATCAGGCACTCGCGAGAAAGTCTGCTATTAGTCTGTTTGCAACAAGTCTTGCGGATGGCTTTCTTTTTATTTGGGAAATAATCAAAGAAACATTTACACGTCACTTTGAATGGAAAGAACTGTTTCGTCAGTGTTTTCAAATCGGCTACAAATCACTTCCATTGATTTCCATCACCGGCGCGATCATGGGTCTCGTGCTAACGATTCAATCGCGTCCGGTGCTGGTTGATTTCGGAGCGGTGACAATGCTGCCCGGAATGGTAGCTGTTTCACTGATACGTGAAATGGGCCCTGTGATTACTGCTCTCATTTGCGCCGGCAAAATTGGTTCCGGAATGGGCGCTGAGCTTGGCTCAATGAAAGTTACAGAACAAATTGATGCTATGGAAGTCTCGTCCACAAATCCAATGAGGTTCCTTGTTGTGACACGTGTTATTGCAGCCACAATTATGATTCCTCTACTTATACTCTACGCTGATGCATGGGGAATGATCGGAAGCTGGCTTGGTACAAATCTCAAAGGAGATGTTTCATTTACCTTGTTCTTTTCTCAGGCATTCAGTCATGTTGAATTCCTCGACTTTTTTCCTGCTGTCATCAAATCATTCTTTTTTGGCGCGGTGATCGGGATCGTAGGTTGTTACAAAGGCTACAATGCCGGAAGAGGTACTGAAAGTGTTGGAGTCGCGGCAAATTCAGCCGTAGTACTCGGATCCCTGCTTGTTATTGTTGTGGATGTAATCGCTGTACAAATAACGGATATGCTCTGA
- a CDS encoding DNA starvation/stationary phase protection protein, translating into MKTKNKPGIGISDKNLENIVTLLSTSLSDEMVLYIKTRNFHWNVSGESFMELHKLFEQQYKQLEEYIDELAERIGKLGSKTIGSMKEFSSHATLKESHGNHLSQNKMLEELFNDHESVIRQLRKQIDLCGDKYGDAGTADLLTGLMEDHETIAWILRRYMN; encoded by the coding sequence ATGAAAACAAAAAACAAACCCGGCATTGGTATTTCCGACAAAAATCTGGAAAACATCGTCACATTATTATCTACTTCTCTTTCAGATGAAATGGTATTATATATAAAGACAAGAAATTTTCACTGGAATGTGTCCGGAGAAAGTTTTATGGAATTACACAAACTATTTGAACAGCAGTATAAACAGCTGGAAGAGTACATTGATGAGCTCGCTGAACGCATTGGCAAACTCGGCTCAAAGACAATTGGCTCCATGAAAGAATTTTCTTCACACGCCACATTGAAAGAGTCTCACGGAAACCATTTGTCCCAGAATAAAATGCTGGAAGAACTTTTTAATGATCATGAATCCGTAATTCGGCAGCTGAGAAAGCAAATTGATCTTTGTGGTGATAAGTATGGCGATGCAGGCACCGCCGATCTTCTCACGGGATTAATGGAAGATCACGAAACCATTGCATGGATATTGAGAAGGTACATGAACTGA
- a CDS encoding AI-2E family transporter, with protein sequence MKSTLNFPFYAKYAFIVIGGVATVFILFIGQQIILPLIYATIIAILLNPLVNFLTKHRLNRIFAIFISVFVTILFTIGLIWFLSVQISLLSETYPQLKVKFNQTSVQLIHWISEKFNIRTYKIHAWINATNEDIVRNLGGSIGQTVSTINSVIIIVVLLPVYLFMILYYKNLLLQFVNKLFKSSQQPEVYEVLINSKNIIQSYLSGLLIEAAIIAVLNSTGLLILGIDYAIILGVTGALLNVIPYVGGVIAIALPMIIAFITKDSITAPLMVMGVYLAIQFIDNHFIIPSIVAAKVKINALVSVVVVLVGAALWGIPGMFLSIPLTAILKLIFDHIEPLKPWGFLLGNVVPTSKLNFGFIKK encoded by the coding sequence ATGAAAAGCACATTGAATTTTCCATTTTATGCTAAATATGCATTTATTGTTATTGGCGGAGTGGCAACAGTTTTTATTCTATTCATAGGCCAACAAATCATTTTGCCCCTTATTTATGCAACCATCATTGCGATCCTGCTAAATCCACTCGTGAATTTTCTCACAAAACACAGGCTCAATAGAATTTTCGCAATCTTCATATCAGTTTTTGTTACCATTTTATTTACCATTGGTTTAATCTGGTTTTTATCCGTTCAGATCAGTTTGTTGAGTGAAACATATCCTCAGTTAAAAGTTAAATTCAACCAAACCAGTGTTCAACTCATTCACTGGATCTCAGAAAAATTCAACATCAGAACATATAAGATCCATGCCTGGATAAATGCGACAAACGAGGATATTGTTCGAAATCTCGGTGGCAGTATCGGACAAACCGTTTCAACAATAAACAGTGTAATCATCATTGTTGTATTGCTTCCCGTATATCTCTTCATGATTCTGTATTACAAAAATTTATTGCTCCAGTTTGTAAATAAACTCTTCAAATCAAGTCAACAACCGGAAGTATATGAAGTGCTGATTAATTCTAAAAATATAATTCAGAGTTACCTGAGTGGATTATTGATAGAAGCGGCGATCATCGCGGTTCTGAATTCAACAGGTTTACTGATCTTAGGTATTGATTATGCCATAATTCTTGGTGTAACCGGTGCATTACTGAATGTAATACCCTACGTCGGAGGAGTAATCGCGATCGCCTTACCAATGATTATTGCCTTCATCACGAAAGATTCCATCACTGCTCCTCTCATGGTCATGGGCGTGTACCTCGCGATTCAATTTATAGACAATCACTTCATCATCCCGAGTATCGTTGCTGCTAAAGTGAAGATCAACGCGCTTGTCTCAGTGGTAGTGGTCCTCGTGGGTGCAGCGCTGTGGGGTATCCCGGGAATGTTTCTTTCCATTCCTTTAACTGCAATCCTGAAATTGATATTTGATCATATTGAACCTCTGAAACCCTGGGGATTTCTCCTGGGCAATGTGGTTCCTACAAGTAAATTAAATTTTGGTTTTATAAAAAAATAA
- a CDS encoding OmpA family protein yields MKKLLLITYCLLFSGLISAQTQDKKWNIGLHGGAGQYKGDLGNDFYKTDMSLYGFGGISLSRYIGSHLDINLLATKGAIGFNRPAGRFRRDMSTVTVNFRFNILGPASPVRPYLFVGGGAMLFDRNVGITEKKVDFIAPSFGAGINFRMGPSIMLNVQETFLYSTADTRDGVTGAENDAYLLHMVGLSFNLGNKKDADKDGIADRLDKCPDTPPGVAVDPTGCPLDKDKDGIADYIDACPDVAGLTELKGCPDTDGDGITDKDDKCPALAGLAALNGCPDADKDGVADGDDKCAGTKAGYVVDASGCPLDNDKDGIVNEEDACVDLAGTLALKGCPDTDGDGVADNEDRCPAIKGTIANKGCPEIAKEDIKKITQIASKIFFETNSDKLKIASLVQLDELAIILKRYEAANLIIEGHTDDRGEDAYNMTLSQKRTESVKTYLMGKGIMESRLTATGFGETKPIADNKTSVGRAKNRRVELKTTY; encoded by the coding sequence ATGAAAAAATTGTTACTCATTACATATTGCCTCCTGTTTTCAGGATTGATTTCTGCTCAGACGCAGGATAAAAAGTGGAACATTGGATTACACGGCGGAGCCGGACAATACAAAGGGGATTTGGGTAATGACTTTTATAAGACAGACATGTCCCTGTATGGTTTTGGAGGTATTTCCCTCTCGAGATATATAGGTAGTCACCTTGATATAAATTTACTGGCGACAAAAGGAGCAATTGGATTCAATCGCCCTGCGGGCAGATTCAGAAGGGATATGTCAACCGTGACAGTGAATTTTCGATTCAATATCCTGGGCCCTGCTTCACCTGTGCGTCCATATTTGTTTGTTGGAGGCGGTGCCATGCTGTTCGACAGAAATGTTGGCATCACTGAAAAGAAAGTTGATTTTATAGCACCATCGTTTGGTGCCGGAATAAATTTCCGAATGGGACCTTCTATCATGTTGAATGTTCAGGAAACTTTCCTTTACTCAACAGCTGATACAAGAGATGGTGTTACAGGTGCGGAAAATGACGCATATCTGCTTCACATGGTTGGATTGTCATTCAATCTGGGCAACAAAAAAGATGCGGATAAAGATGGTATAGCGGATCGTCTGGATAAATGCCCTGACACTCCACCCGGAGTCGCTGTAGATCCCACCGGTTGCCCTCTCGATAAAGACAAAGATGGAATAGCGGATTATATCGATGCTTGTCCGGATGTTGCCGGTCTTACAGAATTAAAAGGTTGTCCTGATACCGATGGAGATGGCATTACAGATAAAGATGATAAATGCCCGGCGCTTGCAGGCCTGGCCGCGTTAAACGGTTGCCCTGATGCCGATAAAGACGGAGTCGCTGATGGAGATGACAAATGCGCCGGAACAAAAGCGGGATATGTTGTGGATGCAAGTGGTTGTCCGCTTGACAATGATAAAGACGGTATTGTGAACGAAGAAGATGCCTGTGTTGATTTAGCGGGTACACTTGCTCTTAAAGGTTGCCCTGATACCGATGGCGATGGCGTGGCTGACAATGAAGACCGCTGTCCGGCTATCAAAGGTACTATAGCCAACAAGGGCTGTCCTGAAATTGCGAAGGAAGACATCAAAAAAATTACACAAATAGCCAGCAAAATTTTCTTTGAAACAAATTCTGATAAACTCAAAATCGCATCGCTGGTACAACTTGATGAGCTGGCCATTATTCTGAAACGATATGAAGCTGCGAATTTGATCATTGAAGGACATACAGATGACAGAGGAGAAGATGCTTATAACATGACTCTTTCACAAAAACGAACAGAATCTGTAAAAACTTACCTGATGGGAAAAGGAATTATGGAATCACGTCTCACTGCAACCGGATTTGGAGAAACCAAACCAATCGCCGATAATAAAACAAGTGTAGGAAGAGCAAAAAACAGAAGGGTAGAATTAAAAACAACGTACTAA
- a CDS encoding helix-turn-helix transcriptional regulator: MKLYIKFMVSIRCKLLVKDILKRMGLHYSNVVLGEAEVLEHISDEQRVALKTELAKSGLELMDDKRSILIEKIKNIIIEMIHYSDEIPKIKFSDYLGEKLDYDYTYLSNLFSETEGTTIEHFILIHKIEKVKELILYDELNLTEISYKLHYSSVAHLSNQFKKITGLTPSFYKSLVHKKRKSLEDI; the protein is encoded by the coding sequence TTGAAACTCTATATCAAATTCATGGTTAGTATCCGCTGCAAATTGCTGGTGAAGGATATTTTGAAAAGGATGGGTTTGCATTATTCAAATGTTGTCCTCGGTGAAGCGGAAGTTCTGGAACATATTTCTGATGAACAAAGAGTTGCCCTGAAAACTGAATTGGCAAAATCCGGTCTGGAGTTGATGGATGATAAGCGATCCATTCTGATTGAAAAGATCAAGAATATAATTATTGAGATGATTCACTATTCGGATGAAATACCGAAAATTAAATTTTCTGATTACCTGGGTGAAAAGCTGGATTACGATTACACGTATTTGTCAAATCTTTTTTCTGAAACGGAAGGAACAACAATTGAACATTTTATTCTTATCCATAAAATTGAAAAAGTAAAGGAGTTGATTTTATATGATGAACTCAATTTAACTGAAATTTCATACAAGCTCCATTACAGTAGTGTGGCACATCTTTCAAATCAGTTTAAAAAAATAACAGGACTGACGCCTTCTTTTTATAAATCCCTGGTGCACAAGAAGCGCAAGTCGCTTGAGGACATCTAA
- a CDS encoding lmo0937 family membrane protein — protein MGNLLYIIAVILVIGWLIGFVGFHTGGLIHILLVIAVVVVLLRIIQGRKPL, from the coding sequence ATGGGAAATCTGCTTTATATCATTGCCGTAATTTTAGTGATTGGTTGGCTTATTGGTTTTGTTGGTTTTCATACAGGTGGTCTGATACACATCTTATTGGTTATTGCTGTTGTAGTTGTTCTGTTAAGAATAATTCAGGGACGCAAACCTTTATAA